A window from Flavobacterium gyeonganense encodes these proteins:
- a CDS encoding PBP1 and LysM peptidoglycan-binding domain-containing protein, whose amino-acid sequence MKAANPFLEKTGVQIGQKLVIPAKGFASKSGSSLDKKAKDKGTEKYVYHDVVAKETKFSIAKQYGITIEDLEKRNPDIVSNLPVGYRLTIKGTAPKSENTTSVANAAKPAEGKKSAETSKKVTTYMEYQVKPKETFYSLGRTFHLTQEELTELNPSLSEGVKEGMVLKVPSGYLAPVPIIVKEEAKQTEKPTENKGGIQILEKVKSADPEVVELSKKRGQNERKKLVLLLPFNIAKIQNDTVGFANRVKTDKFLNMTLDFYSGAMMAIDSAKTLKLPIDISIYDSQETKSTSNIPSLITQNKLQDADAIIGPFYQTNAETTANTLRLHNVPVISPLSKDSANPIDNLYQSIPTNDVVRNTVFDYMRSKNGNIVAVVDKKKESVINYIKQNQKGVAFASLTETGGLDVASLKSLLMPNKMNYVVMETANTAMVKYTIKALIEAQKTCQIQLVILEPNSTLDTDEIYFENLVKLKLMYPSVSRESDESRVLIFEKEYRLKNKVNPNTYATRGFDVTFDTMMRLVQGKTYQETADLMTTEQVDNKFQYYKKEDGGHANKGVYILYYDSDLTLKVAN is encoded by the coding sequence TTGAAAGCTGCTAATCCGTTTTTGGAAAAAACAGGTGTTCAGATTGGTCAGAAACTGGTAATTCCGGCAAAAGGTTTTGCTTCAAAAAGTGGTTCATCATTGGATAAAAAAGCAAAAGATAAAGGAACTGAAAAATATGTTTATCATGATGTTGTAGCAAAAGAAACTAAATTTTCTATTGCAAAACAATACGGAATTACAATTGAAGATTTAGAAAAACGTAATCCTGATATTGTTTCGAATTTACCTGTTGGATATCGTTTGACTATAAAAGGAACGGCTCCAAAATCAGAAAATACAACTTCAGTTGCAAATGCAGCAAAACCTGCTGAAGGTAAAAAGTCTGCTGAAACTTCAAAAAAAGTAACTACTTATATGGAGTATCAGGTAAAACCAAAAGAAACTTTCTACAGTTTAGGAAGAACATTTCATCTTACTCAGGAGGAGTTGACAGAATTAAATCCATCACTTTCAGAAGGAGTAAAGGAAGGTATGGTGCTTAAAGTTCCATCAGGTTATTTAGCTCCCGTACCAATTATTGTAAAAGAAGAAGCAAAACAAACTGAAAAGCCGACAGAAAATAAAGGTGGAATTCAAATTCTTGAAAAAGTAAAATCTGCTGATCCGGAAGTGGTTGAATTGAGTAAAAAGAGAGGTCAGAACGAACGTAAAAAGCTAGTTTTGCTATTGCCTTTTAATATAGCCAAAATTCAAAATGATACAGTAGGATTTGCTAATCGTGTAAAAACGGATAAGTTTTTAAACATGACCCTGGATTTTTATTCAGGAGCAATGATGGCAATTGATTCGGCAAAAACTTTAAAACTGCCAATTGATATTTCAATTTATGATTCGCAGGAGACAAAAAGCACTTCAAATATTCCGAGTCTTATTACGCAAAATAAATTGCAGGATGCCGATGCAATTATTGGTCCATTTTATCAAACCAATGCAGAAACAACGGCTAATACATTACGTTTACATAATGTTCCTGTGATTTCTCCGTTGTCGAAAGATTCTGCCAATCCGATTGATAACTTGTATCAGTCAATACCAACAAACGATGTAGTCAGAAATACAGTTTTTGATTATATGCGTTCTAAAAATGGTAATATTGTAGCGGTAGTTGATAAGAAAAAAGAATCAGTTATTAACTATATCAAACAAAACCAAAAAGGTGTTGCCTTTGCCTCTTTAACTGAAACAGGTGGTTTGGACGTTGCCAGTCTGAAAAGTTTATTAATGCCAAACAAAATGAATTATGTGGTAATGGAGACTGCTAATACAGCCATGGTAAAATACACGATTAAAGCTCTGATTGAAGCACAAAAAACATGTCAGATACAATTGGTAATTTTAGAGCCAAACAGTACGCTGGATACGGATGAAATCTATTTTGAAAATCTGGTAAAATTAAAATTGATGTATCCGTCAGTTTCCCGTGAAAGCGACGAATCACGGGTTTTAATTTTTGAAAAAGAATACAGGCTGAAAAATAAAGTAAATCCAAATACGTATGCAACACGTGGATTTGATGTAACTTTTGATACCATGATGCGTCTGGTTCAGGGGAAAACATACCAGGAAACAGCCGATTTAATGACAACTGAGCAGGTTGATAATAAATTTCAATATTATAAAAAAGAAGATGGCGGACACGCAAACAAAGGTGTTTACATTTTATATTACGATTCAGATTTAACTTTAAAAGTAGCAAATTAA
- the guaA gene encoding glutamine-hydrolyzing GMP synthase gives MQHNVLILDFGSQYTQLIARRVRELNIFCEIFPYNHFPSDLSSYKAVILGGSPFSVRGEDAPHPDLSQIRGKMPLLAVCYGAQYLAHFSGGEVAVSNTREYGRANLSYIKENETFFEGVSENSQVWMSHSDSIKALPTNAVKLASTHDVEYAAYKIQGETTYAIQYHPEVFHSTDGSKMLENFLVKIAEVPQNFTPNAFVDEMVAELKEKLGNDKVVLGLSGGVDSTVAAVLLNKAIGQNLYCIFVNNGLLRKNEFQSVLDQYKGMGLNVKGVDAGDRFLGELAGISDPETKRKTIGRVFIEVFDDESHLLEDVKWLAQGTIYPDVIESVSVKGPSATIKSHHNVGGLPDYMKLKIVEPLRMLFKDEVRRVGATLGIDPELLGRHPFPGPGLSIRILGDITPEKVRILQDVDSVFIEGLKSWGLYDKVWQAGAILLPVNSVGVMGDERTYEKVVALRAVESTDGMTADWVHLPYDFLMKVSNDIINKVKGVNRVVYDISSKPPATIEWE, from the coding sequence ATGCAACACAACGTACTTATTTTAGATTTCGGATCGCAATACACTCAGCTTATTGCGCGTAGAGTTCGCGAATTAAATATATTCTGCGAAATTTTTCCTTACAACCACTTTCCTAGTGATTTATCAAGTTATAAAGCCGTAATTTTAGGAGGAAGCCCTTTCTCTGTTAGAGGAGAAGATGCACCACATCCTGATTTATCGCAAATTAGAGGTAAAATGCCTTTGCTTGCCGTTTGTTACGGAGCTCAATATTTAGCTCATTTCAGCGGTGGAGAAGTGGCAGTTTCAAATACCAGAGAATACGGAAGAGCTAACTTGTCTTACATTAAAGAAAATGAAACTTTCTTCGAAGGAGTTTCAGAAAACAGCCAGGTTTGGATGAGCCATAGCGATAGTATCAAAGCGCTTCCAACAAATGCTGTAAAATTAGCAAGCACGCATGATGTAGAATACGCAGCTTACAAAATTCAAGGCGAAACTACTTATGCAATTCAATACCATCCTGAAGTTTTTCATTCTACAGATGGGTCAAAAATGCTGGAAAACTTCTTAGTTAAAATTGCTGAAGTTCCTCAAAACTTTACTCCAAACGCTTTCGTTGACGAAATGGTAGCAGAATTGAAAGAAAAACTAGGGAATGATAAAGTAGTTTTAGGTTTATCTGGAGGAGTAGATTCTACTGTAGCAGCAGTTTTATTAAACAAAGCAATTGGACAAAATTTATACTGCATTTTTGTTAACAACGGACTTTTACGTAAAAACGAATTCCAAAGTGTATTAGATCAATACAAAGGAATGGGATTAAACGTGAAAGGTGTAGATGCAGGAGATCGTTTTCTGGGTGAACTAGCCGGAATCAGCGATCCTGAAACCAAACGTAAAACTATTGGACGTGTATTTATTGAAGTTTTTGATGATGAATCACACTTGTTAGAAGACGTAAAATGGTTAGCGCAGGGAACAATTTATCCTGACGTAATCGAATCTGTTTCTGTAAAAGGACCATCTGCAACAATTAAATCGCACCACAATGTGGGCGGATTGCCGGATTATATGAAATTAAAAATTGTAGAACCGCTTAGAATGTTGTTTAAAGACGAAGTTCGCAGAGTAGGAGCTACATTAGGAATAGATCCTGAATTATTAGGAAGACATCCTTTCCCTGGACCTGGATTATCGATTAGAATCTTAGGAGATATTACACCTGAGAAAGTTAGAATCTTGCAAGACGTAGATTCTGTTTTCATCGAAGGATTAAAATCCTGGGGATTATACGACAAAGTCTGGCAGGCTGGAGCAATTTTGCTTCCGGTAAACAGTGTTGGGGTTATGGGCGATGAGCGTACTTACGAAAAAGTAGTAGCGCTTAGAGCTGTTGAATCAACAGATGGTATGACAGCTGACTGGGTTCATTTACCTTACGATTTCCTGATGAAAGTGTCAAACGACATTATCAACAAGGTAAAAGGCGTGAATCGTGTGGTTTATGATATAAGTTCAAAACCACCTGCAACAATTGAGTGGGAATAG
- a CDS encoding OsmC family protein, producing the protein MTSKVTYLGDLRTKSIHVQSGSEIISDAPLDNNGKGEAFSPTDTVANALASCMFTIMGIKARDLNVDLVNSTAEVTKIMNAEPRRIGAIEIVFELISNADEKNKTILERAAMTCPVFLSLHPDIEKRIIFNWK; encoded by the coding sequence ATGACATCCAAAGTAACCTATTTAGGCGATTTAAGAACGAAATCAATACATGTGCAATCGGGAAGCGAAATCATCTCGGATGCACCATTAGATAATAACGGAAAAGGGGAAGCATTTTCTCCAACAGATACAGTGGCAAATGCTTTGGCAAGCTGTATGTTTACCATTATGGGAATTAAAGCCCGTGATTTAAATGTAGATTTAGTTAATTCTACAGCTGAAGTTACTAAAATTATGAATGCTGAACCAAGAAGAATTGGTGCTATCGAAATTGTTTTTGAACTGATAAGTAATGCTGATGAAAAAAACAAAACAATTTTGGAACGTGCCGCAATGACATGCCCGGTGTTTTTGAGCCTTCACCCGGATATCGAAAAAAGAATTATTTTCAACTGGAAATAA
- a CDS encoding DUF3820 family protein has translation MEQDKKQLIKLAHTKMPFGKYEGRFLIDLPEYYVVWYHNKGFPKGELGQQLQLIYELKLNGLEELIRNIKKQYPKPN, from the coding sequence ATGGAACAGGATAAAAAACAACTTATAAAATTAGCCCATACTAAAATGCCTTTCGGAAAATATGAAGGACGTTTTTTAATTGATTTACCCGAATATTATGTGGTATGGTATCATAACAAAGGTTTTCCAAAAGGAGAATTAGGTCAGCAGCTTCAGCTTATTTATGAATTGAAATTAAATGGGCTTGAAGAGTTAATCAGAAATATTAAAAAGCAATATCCTAAGCCTAATTAA
- a CDS encoding LysM peptidoglycan-binding domain-containing protein, whose amino-acid sequence MKYFFTVFSIVFFMTCSAFSQGKVIKYTVSAGETINQIAQKFKVTPYDIYELNPDARTSLKPNTVLLIPNNSGKTASVKKDENLTKKTGNTKEVIHEVLPKETFSVSEKNMTFLKKI is encoded by the coding sequence ATGAAATATTTTTTCACCGTATTTTCTATTGTTTTTTTTATGACGTGTTCGGCTTTTTCTCAGGGAAAGGTCATTAAATACACTGTTTCAGCAGGGGAAACAATCAATCAGATTGCTCAAAAATTTAAGGTCACACCTTATGATATTTATGAATTAAATCCTGACGCAAGAACTTCTTTAAAACCAAACACAGTTTTATTGATTCCGAATAACAGCGGAAAAACGGCATCGGTTAAAAAAGATGAAAATTTAACCAAAAAGACAGGAAACACGAAAGAAGTTATTCATGAAGTACTGCCAAAAGAAACTTTTTCAGTATCAGAAAAAAATATGACATTTCTGAAGAAGATTTGA
- a CDS encoding LysM peptidoglycan-binding domain-containing protein — MRELLTISLVFILSFNKIAAQDSIIEHKIQKGETAYFIAQKYKVSVDEIYKLNPESENGIKDNQIIKIPVHSTQKINQDQQTIHIVAEKETLYGLSKKYNVSVEALQNANPILPSGLQIGQELIIPKNASNASKTEITTSSKVKHQVVAKESLFSIARQYNVSVQDLENLNKDLLLNGLQVGQTIAIPNKRKTLDGRVRVINQETVFHVVEPKETKFSIAKRYGISIDQLETQNPEIVNGLVVGNKLAINTTAIKPANESEELMLALAEKQVVVEKTKAKTVEIDDLKDRLIVQKEMNQKIIKINDLKMNLNDLNGSKENSVEKLRLVLEANKNVQDILMVKLDSLVNTMNNDLVELKRMDILNVDESKRLEKQSYESIGKTTELSSGLKKELAENRKAYADLMNKVEKIAVEENQEYKKKIRESEKKNNATSIQQRLSLEEIKRYKIDQEQGDAKNQLLIAKIDSLDIQKKIEIKRHISKASYYSMEARKFDDKLALVKLKKYQDEAVKKSNGAETSKIVSLEEMKKELKENPFKNEKNIKIEVFDNLKEVSNGYYLVLGTFTDAAPRDQFIIKLIDSGDFNASFFFNINSLSYYVYSDKYNNMEEVLYQCKKREEDELYKNIIIAKAEIDLR; from the coding sequence ATGAGAGAACTTTTAACGATTTCTCTTGTGTTTATTTTGTCTTTTAACAAAATAGCTGCGCAAGATTCAATTATTGAGCACAAGATTCAAAAAGGGGAAACTGCTTATTTCATTGCCCAAAAGTATAAGGTTTCTGTAGATGAGATTTACAAACTCAATCCCGAATCAGAAAACGGAATCAAGGACAACCAAATTATCAAGATTCCCGTTCATTCTACACAAAAAATTAATCAGGACCAGCAAACTATTCATATTGTTGCTGAAAAAGAAACATTGTACGGTTTATCTAAAAAATATAATGTTTCTGTAGAAGCCCTTCAAAATGCTAATCCAATTCTTCCCAGCGGACTTCAGATAGGTCAGGAATTAATAATTCCTAAAAATGCTTCTAACGCTTCAAAAACTGAAATTACCACATCTTCTAAAGTTAAACATCAGGTTGTTGCTAAAGAATCATTGTTTAGTATTGCCAGACAATACAATGTTTCGGTTCAGGATCTTGAAAACTTAAATAAAGATTTACTCCTAAACGGATTACAAGTTGGTCAGACGATTGCGATTCCGAACAAAAGAAAAACGCTCGACGGAAGGGTTCGTGTCATTAATCAGGAAACTGTTTTTCATGTGGTTGAGCCTAAAGAAACTAAATTTTCGATTGCCAAAAGGTACGGTATTTCGATTGATCAACTGGAAACTCAAAATCCTGAAATCGTAAACGGACTGGTTGTCGGGAATAAATTAGCCATCAATACTACAGCAATTAAACCAGCTAACGAAAGTGAAGAACTGATGCTGGCTCTTGCCGAAAAGCAAGTTGTTGTTGAAAAAACAAAAGCAAAAACGGTTGAAATTGATGATTTAAAAGACAGATTGATTGTTCAGAAAGAAATGAATCAAAAAATCATAAAAATAAATGATCTGAAAATGAACCTGAATGATCTGAATGGTTCTAAAGAAAATTCGGTTGAGAAACTACGATTGGTTTTAGAGGCCAATAAGAATGTGCAGGATATTTTGATGGTAAAATTAGATTCATTGGTCAATACGATGAATAATGATTTAGTTGAATTAAAAAGAATGGATATTCTGAATGTTGATGAATCAAAACGATTAGAAAAACAATCCTATGAGAGTATTGGTAAGACGACTGAACTATCTTCGGGACTTAAAAAGGAATTGGCTGAAAACCGAAAAGCATACGCTGATTTAATGAATAAAGTTGAAAAGATAGCTGTTGAGGAAAATCAGGAATATAAGAAAAAAATCCGCGAAAGCGAAAAAAAGAACAATGCTACCTCAATACAGCAGCGACTTTCATTAGAAGAAATTAAGCGATATAAAATTGATCAGGAACAAGGAGATGCAAAAAATCAGCTTTTAATTGCAAAAATTGACTCGCTGGATATTCAGAAAAAAATCGAGATAAAACGTCATATCAGCAAAGCTTCTTATTATAGTATGGAAGCCAGGAAATTTGATGATAAACTGGCTTTGGTAAAACTAAAGAAATATCAGGATGAAGCTGTTAAAAAATCAAATGGTGCAGAAACTTCAAAAATTGTTTCATTGGAGGAAATGAAAAAGGAACTCAAAGAAAATCCGTTTAAAAACGAGAAAAACATAAAAATCGAAGTTTTTGATAATCTTAAAGAAGTTTCAAACGGATATTATTTGGTTTTAGGTACATTTACAGATGCTGCCCCGCGGGATCAATTCATCATCAAACTCATTGATTCAGGCGATTTTAATGCGAGTTTCTTTTTTAATATTAATAGTCTTTCTTATTATGTTTATTCCGATAAATACAATAATATGGAAGAAGTGCTGTACCAATGCAAGAAAAGGGAAGAAGATGAGTTATATAAAAATATCATTATTGCTAAGGCAGAAATTGATCTCAGGTAA